Proteins from one Camelina sativa cultivar DH55 chromosome 8, Cs, whole genome shotgun sequence genomic window:
- the LOC104707212 gene encoding F-box protein FBW2-like, with protein sequence MESDCEFRHWDELIPDALGLIFSHLPLQEVLTVVPRVCKAWNRAVTGPYCWQEIDIELWSNRCHHSDQLDRMLEMLIPRSSGSLRKLSVTGLRNDSIFSFIAQHAGSLKTLKVPRSSLTNSGVVSVAEKLSSLTFLDLSYCCKVGAEAIQAIGKHCKSLGEFCRNMHPLDVANVVSHDDEAYAIANTMPKLKRLEIAYHRVSTEGVLKILSCCIFLEFLELRGCWDVQLDNKFFKDKFPDMKVLGPRVIGFYDMINDWEDCCSDYLSDGSDYLAWEFLEDGVMGEFYEEEFEHGWDDNFYADNAILDMEPHIWPPSP encoded by the exons ATGGAATCAGATTGCGAGTTCAGGCATTGGGATGAGTTAATCCCTGATGCTCTTGGTTTAATCTTTAGCCACTTACCTCTTCAAGAAGTTCTAACAGTGGTGCCTAGAGTTTGCAAAGCATGGAACAGAGCTGTAACTGGACCTTATTGTTGGCAAGAGATTGATATTGAGCTGTGGAGTAACCGTTGTCACCATTCCGATCAACTTGATCGGATGCTTGAGATGTTGATCCCTAGGAGCTCTGGTTCTTTACGAAAACTCTCTGTTACTGGCCTTCGAAATGACTCTATCTTCTCCTTCATTGCACAACA TGCTGGTTCGCTTAAAACGTTGAAGGTGCCGAGAAGTAGTCTGACAAATTCGGGTGTGGTAAGCGTAGCTGAAAAGCTTTCATCTCTCACTTTCTTGGACTTGAGCTACTGCTGCAAAGTAGGTGCAGAGGCGATACAAGCCATAGGCAAGCACTGTAAATCCCTGGGAGAGTTTTGCAGAAACATGCATCCACTGGACGTAGCAAATGTTGTCTCTCACGACGATGAAGCTTACGCAATCGCCAACACAATGCCAAAGCTGAAGCGGTTAGAAATCGCTTACCACCGAGTCAGCACTGAAGGAGTACTCAAAATCTTGTCGTGCTGCATCTTTCTTGAGTTCTTGGAACTTAGAGGTTGTTGGGACGTGCAGCTCGATAACAAGTTCTTCAAAGACAAGTTTCCAGATATGAAAGTGTTGGGTCCACGCGTGATCGGATTCTATGATATGATAAATGATTGGGAGGATTGCTGCTCAGATTATTTGTCAGATGGCTCTGATTACTTGGCTTGGGAGTTTCTTGAAGATGGTGTAATGGGAGAGTTCTATGAAGAAGAGTTTGAGCATGGTTGGGATGATAATTTCTATGCGGACAACGCGATTTTAGACATGGAACCGCATATTTGGCCGCCATCTCCATGA